The following proteins are encoded in a genomic region of Mycobacterium sp. 155:
- a CDS encoding cell wall metabolism sensor histidine kinase WalK has product MTSRAVLRGQRFRPRGWGIATRSAIVAATVVLVVHVIAGAALIALLGHFLISEIDDAATTRLHDIASALHSEPPSEFDSALLDTDQRVVAVQVVSDHDTVVYRSTGTPSTPLVPIDGIGKTPTRMSDAASDNDLRIVGKRVNTPGGNYTVLVAGSSEAVEKTVRTVAILLCSAAPLVIVVVAVATYLLVRRSLWSVDAIRSRVAEISTSDLSERVPMPESHDAIAALAETMNAMLARLETGHNAQRQFVGDASHELRSPLATIISALDVAQSHPELLDQDLIESTLIPEAQRMQVLIDDLLLLARADERGLKLGEEDVDLESIARAEADRLCRETKLSIHRDITAVHLQGDSRALQRLLRNLADNAARHANSSIDITLSEHDGTVLLTVADDGPGIPAKDRRRVFDRFVRLDSDRARSSGGTGLGLSIVAEIVAAHDGSIVVAERPGGGTTVRVQLPSGDSPDSSR; this is encoded by the coding sequence ATGACGTCACGCGCTGTTCTGCGCGGTCAACGGTTCAGGCCCCGCGGCTGGGGCATCGCGACGCGGTCGGCGATCGTCGCGGCCACCGTCGTGCTCGTGGTGCACGTCATTGCCGGAGCGGCGCTGATCGCGTTGCTGGGCCACTTTCTGATCTCGGAGATCGACGATGCAGCGACGACCCGCCTGCATGACATCGCGAGTGCGCTGCACTCCGAGCCTCCCAGCGAATTCGACAGTGCCCTCTTGGACACCGACCAGCGGGTCGTCGCGGTTCAGGTGGTCTCCGACCACGACACCGTTGTCTACCGTTCGACGGGTACCCCATCCACCCCGCTGGTTCCCATCGACGGCATCGGCAAGACCCCGACCCGAATGTCCGACGCGGCCTCCGACAACGACCTGCGCATCGTCGGGAAACGAGTGAACACACCCGGCGGTAACTACACGGTGCTGGTCGCCGGCAGCAGCGAGGCCGTCGAGAAAACTGTCCGAACTGTGGCGATATTGCTTTGCAGCGCAGCGCCTTTGGTGATCGTCGTGGTGGCCGTGGCCACCTACCTGCTGGTACGGCGGTCATTGTGGTCAGTCGACGCGATCCGCTCGCGGGTCGCCGAGATTAGCACGTCGGATCTGTCTGAGCGGGTTCCGATGCCCGAAAGCCACGACGCGATCGCCGCCCTTGCCGAAACCATGAATGCCATGCTGGCCCGGCTGGAGACGGGCCACAACGCGCAACGCCAGTTCGTCGGGGACGCCTCTCATGAGCTGCGAAGCCCGCTCGCCACGATCATCTCGGCGTTGGACGTCGCGCAGTCCCATCCGGAGCTGCTCGATCAGGACCTCATCGAGTCGACGTTGATTCCCGAAGCGCAACGCATGCAGGTGCTGATCGATGATCTCCTGCTCCTGGCCCGCGCGGACGAGCGGGGACTGAAGTTGGGCGAAGAGGATGTCGATCTCGAGTCGATCGCCCGAGCCGAGGCCGACCGACTGTGCCGCGAAACGAAGCTCTCGATACACCGCGACATCACCGCGGTGCACCTACAGGGTGACTCAAGGGCCCTGCAGCGGTTGTTGCGTAATCTGGCGGACAACGCTGCGCGACATGCCAATTCAAGCATCGACATCACCCTGAGCGAACACGACGGCACCGTGCTGCTCACAGTTGCCGACGACGGCCCGGGAATTCCCGCGAAGGACCGACGCCGGGTGTTCGACCGGTTCGTGCGCCTGGATTCCGACCGAGCCCGCAGCAGCGGCGGAACGGGCCTAGGGCTGTCGATCGTCGCGGAAATCGTTGCGGCACACGATGGCAGCATTGTCGTGGCCGAACGCCCCGGCGGCGGCACCACTGTCCGTGTTCAGCTGCCGTCCGGGGACTCTCCCGACTCAAGTCGGTAA